GGTATCAGACATAAGAATTCCTTTTATAACAACACAAACAGTAATAAAGCTACGCCTAAGATCAAACGATAAATCACGAAAGGCAACATACCAATTTTTGAGATCCAAGCTAAAAATAGATAAATACAAGCATAAGCGCTAACAAATGAAAATACCGCCCCAAATAATAGTGCTTGCCAATCGACTCCATTCGGCTCTTGTATTAAATCAACAGTGGCTAATAATCCGGCCCCTAAAATGACCGGAATAGATAATAAGAATGAAAACCTTGCGGCACTGTCTCGATTAAGCCCTAACATCAGCCCAGCGGTCATAGTGATACCAGAACGAGACGTCCCGGGAATAATAGCGATGGCTTGGGCAATACCAATAATCAAGGCGTTTTTCCACGTTATATGAGTAATATTCTTAGCTAGCGTTGCTTTTTTATCGGCGTACCAAAGTAATAAACCAAACACAATAGTCGTCGTTGCAATAACCAAGGCAGAACGACCATACACTTCGATATAATCTTTTAATAAAAATCCAAATATC
The sequence above is a segment of the Paraglaciecola sp. L3A3 genome. Coding sequences within it:
- a CDS encoding undecaprenyl-diphosphate phosphatase, with protein sequence MTLFEIIILAIIQGLTEFLPISSSAHLILPSEVFGWHNQGLAYDVAVHVGSLLAVMIYFRADIARLTVAWLSKGFTANQSADSKLAWWVILATIPAVIFGFLLKDYIEVYGRSALVIATTTIVFGLLLWYADKKATLAKNITHITWKNALIIGIAQAIAIIPGTSRSGITMTAGLMLGLNRDSAARFSFLLSIPVILGAGLLATVDLIQEPNGVDWQALLFGAVFSFVSAYACIYLFLAWISKIGMLPFVIYRLILGVALLLFVLL